From [Clostridium] symbiosum, a single genomic window includes:
- a CDS encoding Na+/H+ antiporter NhaC family protein encodes MILGLPPILGFLPLILYIILMMKGKDMNLSVLICVILGAVMTGETVSGFGTVLQNSLSSFLSLIGFIIVLGSGLGEVLTKTKVAHNIVHLVIGKAKLKSQKQAILIAMCTSTLLVSMLGTLSGSNAIIAPILIPIMASLGITPSTLGVILHGAGAAGLQIGPFVPPVATVMGLTGLNYSQYMKTAGLPLGLIIWVCTFFVACRTQKLTEGKITYNKEDSVAEDFQVTPEINRATWAFGITMLIMLIYGVMVKAGASYAIVVMLVASLVTAMASGMGIAQGLTTLVQGASKMFWMFFMFILFDPFLNYVAASGAFDAIAGYMQPLIDAGGVVVFLMLSTAIGVFGISGAGVAQAKMIHDLFLPLVVVLSVKMDIWALVVLVGCQITFFVTPTVDMVGNMGLARSKDIKAMLKNGWVITIITFIYVLIRAVMYNG; translated from the coding sequence ATGATTTTAGGGTTACCGCCTATTTTAGGATTTTTGCCTTTGATTCTCTATATCATCCTGATGATGAAGGGAAAAGATATGAACCTTTCCGTCTTGATTTGTGTCATTCTTGGCGCTGTCATGACGGGGGAGACTGTGAGTGGATTTGGAACCGTACTCCAAAACTCACTCAGTTCATTTTTGTCACTGATTGGATTTATCATTGTACTTGGCTCAGGACTGGGCGAGGTACTTACCAAAACAAAAGTTGCACACAATATTGTCCACCTTGTCATTGGAAAAGCAAAATTAAAATCCCAGAAGCAGGCAATTTTAATTGCGATGTGCACGTCGACGCTTCTTGTTTCCATGCTTGGGACACTTTCCGGTTCCAATGCAATCATTGCGCCGATTCTGATACCAATCATGGCCAGTCTGGGCATTACTCCCAGCACACTCGGCGTTATTCTGCACGGAGCCGGTGCCGCCGGACTGCAGATTGGCCCTTTTGTTCCTCCGGTTGCAACTGTGATGGGGTTAACGGGGCTTAATTACAGCCAGTATATGAAAACGGCCGGACTGCCGTTGGGACTGATCATATGGGTCTGTACTTTTTTTGTGGCCTGCCGCACCCAGAAACTGACGGAAGGAAAAATTACTTATAATAAAGAAGATTCAGTCGCCGAAGATTTTCAGGTGACACCGGAGATTAACAGGGCAACCTGGGCATTTGGAATCACAATGCTTATCATGCTTATTTACGGCGTCATGGTAAAGGCGGGAGCTTCTTATGCCATTGTGGTAATGCTGGTGGCTTCTCTTGTAACGGCGATGGCGTCGGGAATGGGAATTGCACAGGGGCTGACAACTCTTGTTCAGGGAGCGTCCAAGATGTTCTGGATGTTTTTCATGTTTATTCTCTTTGATCCGTTCCTCAACTATGTGGCCGCATCCGGGGCATTTGACGCGATTGCCGGATACATGCAGCCGCTCATCGATGCGGGTGGAGTTGTGGTATTCCTGATGTTGAGCACCGCGATCGGCGTGTTTGGAATATCGGGAGCCGGTGTTGCGCAGGCAAAGATGATTCACGATCTCTTCCTGCCTCTCGTAGTAGTACTCTCTGTAAAAATGGATATTTGGGCGCTGGTCGTGCTGGTAGGCTGCCAGATCACATTTTTTGTCACCCCGACGGTCGACATGGTTGGAAATATGGGACTCGCCAGATCAAAGGACATCAAGGCAATGCTGAAAAACGGCTGGGTTATTACGATCATTACATTTATCTATGTGTTGATTCGGGCTGTAATGTATAATGGATGA
- a CDS encoding MurR/RpiR family transcriptional regulator, giving the protein MEKNVLSIIGESYENLTKTQKKLADFIKDNIHILPFLSITELGGKTGVSMASITRFTRELGFNGYSEFQKSAADLIRKDVVPMRELKHSITEEGEEDILSRMIRLNINSLETLNSEDLKKNFQESVELITNCRKLYITAARSSYSVAYYLYFMLKEFMEQVELLTEGTGDISNKLQYIEENDCLIAISYERYTRATYNIVSYLNKKGCKIIAITDSHSSPIALKATNVLLAKHAVDTYSFVNSMTVANALITAAGRRDKENTLKKLERQDEIALEYGLYL; this is encoded by the coding sequence ATGGAAAAAAACGTATTGAGTATCATAGGTGAAAGCTATGAAAACCTGACTAAAACTCAAAAAAAGCTGGCTGATTTTATAAAAGATAATATACATATACTGCCGTTTTTATCGATCACGGAACTGGGTGGGAAGACTGGGGTCAGTATGGCCAGTATCACCAGATTCACCAGAGAACTGGGCTTTAACGGCTACTCGGAATTCCAGAAAAGTGCGGCGGATTTGATCCGCAAGGATGTAGTGCCGATGCGGGAGCTGAAGCACTCGATCACGGAGGAGGGGGAGGAGGACATTCTCAGCCGGATGATAAGACTGAATATCAACTCCTTGGAAACTCTGAACAGCGAAGATTTGAAAAAGAATTTTCAGGAATCGGTGGAACTGATAACAAATTGCCGGAAACTGTATATTACAGCAGCACGTTCCTCGTACAGCGTGGCTTATTACCTGTATTTTATGCTGAAAGAGTTCATGGAGCAGGTGGAACTGCTGACAGAGGGAACGGGAGATATTTCAAATAAGCTTCAGTATATAGAAGAAAATGACTGCCTCATTGCAATCAGCTATGAGAGATATACGCGGGCGACCTATAATATTGTGTCATACCTGAATAAAAAGGGATGCAAAATTATCGCGATCACGGACAGTCATTCATCACCGATCGCGCTCAAAGCGACAAATGTCCTTTTGGCAAAACACGCGGTGGACACTTATTCTTTTGTTAATTCAATGACGGTGGCTAACGCTCTGATAACGGCGGCAGGAAGGAGGGATAAAGAGAATACATTAAAGAAATTAGAACGCCAGGACGAGATAGCACTCGAGTATGGATTATATTTGTAA
- a CDS encoding sigma 54-interacting transcriptional regulator: MADLYDISLLTDSEGRLLRIRWENGALEKKYNSFWSKYTGRPLETLTEFSWNREEESVTWHNELFQYQTEELEEGRRLFLLKRGLGRRLLYEKVFDTLDESIQIYDEHGNILYFNSVAREIIENDGAVEGKHLLDVFDVEADDSTTLEALRMEAPVRYRFKHYYSRKGTELFTVNSAFPVKMDGKTIAALALEENISVIYRKAEQLEKLQNAVKEKVSESSDYRRDTGYSFDNMIGHHPGIKKLRELAKKVAYQNNNVLIVGETGTGKEIIAQSIHRASARKKAPFVALNCAAIPEGLIESILFGTAKGSFTGSADKKGLLEEADKGTLFLDELNSMSLSMQAKVLRALQEGTYRRVDGSREYRTDVRVISSCNENPFLLMEQQKLRSDLFYRLATIILEIPPLRERPEDIEELILYHIAQIKGEYAFPFNEIEPAVLWQLQQYSWPGNVRELFHAVDYAMNVAADRVFRLEYLPAYCFRKTETGAARGTEETARTGEAAPGSGRPGKLAGGTLQEQMEDYESEIITETLRHYCGNVTQAAKKLGLKRQSLQYRIRKYGIIN, from the coding sequence ATGGCAGATTTGTATGATATCAGTCTTCTTACGGATTCCGAAGGCAGACTGCTCAGAATCCGTTGGGAGAACGGAGCGCTTGAAAAGAAATATAATTCGTTTTGGAGTAAATATACGGGACGTCCCCTGGAGACCCTGACTGAGTTTTCATGGAACAGGGAAGAGGAGAGCGTCACCTGGCACAATGAACTTTTCCAGTATCAGACGGAGGAACTGGAGGAGGGCAGGCGTCTCTTTCTGCTGAAGAGGGGACTGGGCAGGCGTTTGCTTTATGAGAAGGTGTTTGATACACTGGACGAGAGCATTCAGATTTATGATGAACATGGCAATATTCTTTATTTTAACAGTGTGGCGAGAGAGATTATTGAAAATGACGGGGCGGTGGAAGGAAAACATCTCCTGGATGTGTTCGACGTGGAGGCCGACGACAGCACGACCCTGGAGGCCCTTCGCATGGAGGCGCCGGTGAGGTACAGATTCAAGCATTACTATTCCAGAAAGGGGACGGAACTGTTTACGGTTAATTCTGCTTTTCCGGTAAAAATGGATGGGAAGACAATTGCGGCCCTGGCCCTGGAAGAAAATATTTCAGTCATTTACCGCAAGGCGGAACAGCTTGAAAAGCTTCAGAATGCGGTGAAAGAGAAGGTCTCCGAGTCCTCCGATTACCGCCGGGACACCGGATACAGCTTTGACAATATGATAGGCCATCATCCCGGAATTAAAAAGCTGAGAGAACTGGCGAAAAAAGTGGCGTATCAGAATAATAATGTCCTGATCGTTGGCGAGACAGGAACGGGAAAAGAGATTATCGCACAGAGCATCCACCGGGCAAGCGCCAGGAAGAAAGCGCCGTTTGTAGCCCTCAATTGTGCGGCCATACCGGAGGGCCTGATAGAAAGTATTTTATTTGGGACGGCAAAAGGCTCGTTTACCGGAAGCGCCGATAAAAAAGGCCTTTTGGAAGAAGCGGATAAAGGTACCCTGTTTCTGGATGAGCTGAATTCCATGAGCCTCAGCATGCAGGCCAAGGTACTGCGCGCCCTCCAGGAAGGGACGTATAGACGGGTGGACGGAAGCAGGGAATACAGGACGGATGTGAGGGTGATCTCAAGCTGCAACGAGAATCCGTTTCTGCTGATGGAGCAGCAGAAGCTCCGCTCCGACTTATTTTACCGTCTGGCAACCATTATTCTGGAAATACCGCCTCTGCGTGAGAGGCCGGAGGATATAGAAGAACTGATCCTGTACCATATTGCCCAGATTAAAGGGGAGTATGCCTTCCCGTTCAACGAGATAGAACCGGCGGTGCTCTGGCAGTTACAGCAGTATTCCTGGCCGGGCAATGTCCGGGAACTGTTCCATGCGGTGGATTACGCGATGAACGTGGCCGCGGACCGTGTATTCCGCCTGGAATATCTTCCGGCGTATTGTTTCCGGAAAACAGAGACGGGTGCGGCTCGGGGAACGGAAGAAACGGCGCGGACAGGAGAGGCAGCGCCGGGAAGCGGGCGGCCCGGGAAACTGGCCGGAGGCACGCTCCAGGAACAGATGGAAGACTATGAGTCGGAAATCATCACGGAGACGCTGCGCCATTACTGCGGAAACGTCACCCAGGCAGCCAAAAAACTGGGACTTAAACGTCAGAGCCTGCAATACCGGATACGGAAATATGGGATTATAAATTAA
- a CDS encoding sodium:solute symporter family protein has product MLTVILISYLVIMFGVSVWANKFNSSTEDFLLAGRRLGVFLAAFTLAATYFGGGYVVGLGAEAYSSGMIAWYNGLAGAVGILAVCLVLKKMEGMQLYTVAEILETRYGSPLLRFLCAMLSLLALVGILAGQVNSAGSILSSIGIGSPVVGGLIAAAFFIGYTVVGGLWAVTITDFIQIIVAGAGIIAATFFTIHHLGGWGGLVDAVNAQTTTNYFTMTQGVEPSYILYLILPMFIYTLIGQDVYQRLFAAKDTGTAKKAGIMACVIVGILTFFPVLLGIAGKALFPELANPSLVVPQIISTILPPALGGITLAAVIAAILSTADSILTAATSHVIGDVYLRFILRGEAADDAKLLKMSRLWTLIIGLISVFVALMLPNILNLLLLSYTIYTAGVFAPVVGGLLWKKATKEGAFAGLAGGLLFVVLGMNGFSVFGVPSDIMSCFFSVIIFAIVSLLTYRPEKNGTAAAEK; this is encoded by the coding sequence ATGTTAACGGTAATTCTAATCTCGTATCTGGTAATCATGTTTGGTGTCAGCGTGTGGGCAAACAAGTTCAATTCTTCCACCGAGGACTTCCTGCTCGCCGGGCGGCGGCTGGGCGTTTTCCTGGCCGCATTTACCCTGGCTGCGACCTACTTCGGAGGCGGTTATGTGGTAGGCCTCGGTGCCGAGGCCTATTCGTCGGGAATGATTGCATGGTACAACGGGCTGGCCGGAGCCGTCGGCATCCTGGCCGTATGCCTGGTACTTAAGAAAATGGAGGGTATGCAGCTTTACACGGTTGCTGAAATTCTGGAGACAAGATACGGCAGCCCATTGCTCCGTTTTCTCTGCGCGATGCTGTCGCTCCTGGCCCTGGTTGGAATTCTGGCCGGACAGGTAAACTCTGCCGGAAGTATTCTTTCTTCCATCGGTATCGGCAGCCCGGTTGTGGGAGGGCTCATCGCCGCCGCATTCTTTATCGGCTACACCGTAGTCGGAGGGCTGTGGGCCGTCACGATTACGGATTTTATCCAGATTATCGTAGCCGGAGCGGGAATTATTGCCGCAACCTTTTTCACGATTCATCACCTGGGCGGATGGGGCGGCCTGGTGGATGCCGTGAATGCACAGACAACAACGAATTATTTCACAATGACACAGGGCGTTGAACCTTCCTATATTCTCTACCTGATCCTTCCGATGTTCATCTACACCCTGATTGGACAGGACGTTTACCAGAGATTATTTGCCGCGAAAGACACAGGCACAGCCAAAAAGGCCGGAATCATGGCATGCGTGATTGTGGGGATCCTCACCTTTTTCCCGGTTCTTCTGGGTATCGCGGGCAAGGCCCTGTTCCCGGAGCTTGCCAATCCGTCCCTGGTGGTTCCGCAGATTATTTCCACCATACTGCCTCCTGCTCTGGGCGGAATTACGCTGGCAGCCGTTATCGCGGCCATCCTCTCAACCGCCGACTCCATCCTGACAGCCGCCACCTCCCATGTAATCGGCGACGTCTACCTGCGCTTTATCCTGAGGGGAGAGGCGGCCGACGATGCAAAACTGCTTAAAATGTCCCGTCTCTGGACGCTGATTATCGGCCTGATTTCCGTATTTGTCGCTCTGATGCTGCCGAATATCCTGAACCTGTTACTACTTTCCTACACCATTTACACCGCCGGCGTATTTGCCCCGGTCGTAGGCGGCCTCCTGTGGAAAAAGGCAACAAAAGAGGGGGCATTCGCCGGTTTGGCAGGCGGTCTGCTGTTCGTAGTCCTGGGAATGAACGGCTTTTCCGTTTTCGGCGTGCCGTCCGATATCATGAGCTGCTTTTTCTCCGTGATTATCTTTGCCATTGTTTCATTATTAACCTACCGGCCGGAAAAAAACGGAACGGCCGCTGCAGAAAAATAG
- a CDS encoding aromatic amino acid ammonia-lyase: protein MKIELKNPSALKEITLTDCKKLGLDDFMAVVRFHAKVTFSEEFCEKIRANRRLIDRFLEEGRIIYGVTTGFGENVRYTIKPEDARTLQKNIVRSHACAVGTPLTEEQARAVMFMTIINLGHGHSGIRLETLELIRDFLNNNLVPFAPGEGSVGYLGVEAHLVMAYIGEGHVLENGEKIPAIQAMAAKGLAPIELQCKEGLSMLNGTITVTALALLASYDSIISMKNLEIAGALCFEALRGTTKALDERIHNNKEHDEQRTSAANLLRMLEGSEISETHKDSKVQDAYVMRGMPHIHGAAYRLVKEAYEVILEEMHSVSDNPEIFDTEDGRGEALMCGNFDGSFVGSHADMIGMAAAIAGNQAERSIDRMVNRNLNDGLPAFLVANPGLNNGFMIPQYTAAGLQNEIKLLAVPASIDSIPTCAGQEDPVSMAYNAAKRAGEAVRKLQYIIAIDIMVSLQAIDLLKPLKQGKATAKIHDFIREKVAFAENDRFFYPDIEYIYSLVKDGTLIQLVEEETGAINL from the coding sequence ATGAAAATCGAATTGAAAAATCCATCCGCATTAAAGGAAATCACTCTTACAGACTGCAAGAAACTGGGATTGGACGACTTTATGGCCGTTGTCCGTTTCCACGCAAAAGTTACTTTTTCGGAAGAGTTCTGTGAAAAAATCAGAGCCAACCGCCGCCTGATCGACCGGTTTCTGGAGGAAGGGCGTATTATCTACGGCGTAACCACCGGTTTCGGCGAAAATGTCAGGTATACAATCAAACCAGAGGATGCCAGGACTCTACAGAAAAATATTGTCCGCTCCCACGCCTGCGCCGTTGGGACTCCGCTTACCGAAGAACAGGCCAGAGCCGTCATGTTCATGACAATCATCAACCTGGGCCACGGCCATTCCGGCATCCGTCTGGAAACCCTTGAACTGATCCGCGATTTTCTCAACAACAACCTGGTTCCCTTTGCCCCCGGCGAAGGAAGCGTAGGGTATCTCGGAGTGGAGGCGCATCTTGTCATGGCCTATATTGGAGAAGGCCATGTGCTTGAGAACGGAGAAAAAATTCCGGCGATCCAGGCAATGGCCGCAAAGGGACTGGCCCCCATTGAACTTCAGTGTAAAGAGGGACTGTCCATGTTAAACGGCACTATCACCGTTACCGCCCTTGCCCTGCTGGCATCCTACGACTCCATCATCTCGATGAAGAACCTGGAGATCGCAGGCGCCCTTTGTTTTGAGGCGCTGCGCGGCACGACAAAGGCCCTGGATGAAAGAATCCACAACAACAAGGAACATGATGAACAGAGAACATCCGCCGCTAACCTGCTGCGCATGCTGGAAGGCAGTGAAATCAGTGAGACACATAAAGACTCCAAGGTTCAGGACGCCTATGTGATGAGAGGTATGCCTCATATCCACGGCGCCGCTTACCGGCTTGTCAAGGAGGCATATGAAGTGATTTTAGAGGAGATGCATTCCGTCAGCGACAATCCGGAGATCTTTGATACGGAAGACGGAAGGGGCGAGGCCCTGATGTGCGGCAACTTCGACGGTTCCTTTGTCGGTTCCCATGCAGACATGATTGGAATGGCGGCTGCAATCGCCGGAAACCAGGCCGAGAGAAGTATCGACCGCATGGTAAACCGCAACTTAAATGACGGTCTTCCCGCTTTTCTCGTTGCAAACCCGGGCCTGAACAACGGTTTCATGATTCCTCAGTATACGGCCGCCGGGCTGCAGAACGAAATCAAGCTGCTGGCCGTCCCGGCTTCCATCGACTCCATTCCCACCTGCGCCGGACAGGAAGATCCCGTCTCCATGGCGTATAACGCCGCAAAAAGAGCTGGTGAGGCGGTACGGAAGCTCCAGTACATCATCGCAATCGACATCATGGTTTCCCTGCAGGCCATCGACCTCCTGAAACCGCTGAAACAGGGAAAAGCAACCGCGAAAATTCATGATTTTATCCGCGAAAAAGTTGCCTTTGCCGAAAATGACCGGTTCTTTTATCCGGATATCGAATACATTTACTCGCTTGTCAAGGATGGTACCCTGATTCAGCTCGTTGAAGAGGAAACGGGAGCGATCAACCTTTAA
- a CDS encoding enolase C-terminal domain-like protein produces MKIISIKEKTIPFGTAIANAYINFNQMTGSIVAIETDVIRNGKPVVGYGFNSIGRYAPTSILRDRMIPRLLDAVDIYTEDGSNLDPFKINQILKSNEKPGGHGDRAHAVGAIDMAVWDTVAKIEGKPLWKLLSERFNNGRYDEKIYTYAAGGYYYPDSSIDKLKDEMKSYLDRGFRQVKMKIGGAPLGEDLKRLEAVVSVVGSPSDVAVDANGRFCLEEALAYARALEPYGIKWYEEPLDPLDFASTAIVAEHFSGSLATGENIFSLQDAQNMIRYSGLRPDRDYIQIDCPLSYGLVEYMKILDMLDIHGWNKRRCIPHGGHMFCLNIAGGMGLGGNECYPDVFQPFGGFADDVPVVDGYITLPDVPGIGFELKSNLYEVMRGVC; encoded by the coding sequence ATGAAGATTATCAGCATCAAAGAAAAAACGATTCCATTTGGCACGGCCATTGCCAATGCGTATATTAATTTCAACCAGATGACGGGAAGCATTGTGGCAATTGAAACGGATGTAATCAGAAATGGGAAGCCGGTGGTCGGCTACGGATTTAACTCAATTGGCCGATATGCGCCCACCAGTATCCTGAGGGACAGGATGATTCCCAGACTGCTGGATGCCGTTGATATCTATACGGAGGACGGTTCAAACCTCGATCCGTTTAAAATTAACCAGATCCTCAAAAGCAATGAGAAACCGGGCGGCCATGGGGACAGGGCCCACGCGGTCGGAGCCATCGATATGGCGGTCTGGGACACAGTGGCAAAGATAGAGGGAAAACCCCTGTGGAAGCTCCTCTCAGAACGCTTTAACAATGGCAGGTACGATGAAAAAATCTATACATACGCTGCCGGGGGATATTATTATCCGGACAGCAGCATTGATAAACTGAAGGATGAAATGAAGAGCTACCTGGATCGTGGATTCAGACAGGTCAAAATGAAGATTGGAGGAGCGCCGCTTGGTGAGGATCTTAAACGTCTGGAAGCCGTCGTCTCCGTGGTGGGCAGCCCTTCCGATGTGGCGGTGGACGCTAACGGCCGGTTCTGCCTGGAAGAAGCCCTGGCATACGCCAGGGCGCTGGAACCGTATGGCATCAAATGGTATGAAGAACCGCTGGATCCCCTCGACTTTGCTTCTACCGCCATTGTTGCGGAACATTTCAGCGGCTCTCTGGCAACGGGGGAGAATATATTTTCTCTCCAGGATGCCCAGAATATGATACGTTACAGCGGCCTGAGGCCGGACCGTGATTACATCCAGATTGACTGTCCCCTGAGTTATGGACTGGTGGAATATATGAAAATTCTGGATATGCTGGATATCCACGGATGGAATAAGCGGCGCTGTATCCCTCACGGAGGCCATATGTTCTGCCTGAACATTGCCGGAGGCATGGGGCTGGGAGGAAATGAGTGCTATCCCGACGTGTTCCAGCCATTCGGCGGCTTTGCCGATGATGTGCCTGTGGTGGATGGGTATATTACGCTGCCCGATGTGCCGGGAATCGGTTTTGAGCTGAAGAGCAATTTGTATGAGGTGATGAGAGGTGTCTGCTGA
- a CDS encoding TRAP transporter substrate-binding protein: MKKWKRNSLAIVLSCLSVAMTACGGAGETREENGQEQGTAPKQQEEQAKSSSGQDSQSSAADKAGSASGQDAELSAAVDSMKSVTLKFGTNQAAGSPALDGCNYWADLVAEKTDGKIKIEVYESNTLGSQADMLDGLKMGTIDISYNSPATMSAAVPSVAILDLPYIFQSREHAYKVLDGEIGREIFKKAEEQEGYYVLASFEGGFRQSINSVHTIADLAGYSKLKFRVPESKVYLGLYEKLGAIPTAMAMGELFTALQNGTVDGMESPIATIASNRYYEAAKYLTIDNHIYAANPILISKKTLDQFPDPVRQMLYDTCREACEWERVRSAEEEDKLIEEMKAAGVEVTELSDDALQEIIKSVKPMWDDFAGTVGADMIEKVAGAN, from the coding sequence ATGAAAAAATGGAAAAGAAACTCATTGGCAATTGTTCTGTCATGTTTGTCCGTTGCGATGACGGCCTGCGGAGGAGCGGGAGAGACTCGGGAAGAAAACGGCCAGGAACAGGGGACTGCGCCAAAGCAGCAGGAGGAGCAGGCTAAAAGCAGCAGCGGCCAGGATTCCCAGTCGTCTGCCGCTGATAAAGCAGGCTCAGCATCCGGGCAGGACGCCGAACTTTCGGCAGCCGTAGATTCAATGAAGTCCGTTACTCTTAAATTCGGCACTAATCAGGCGGCAGGCTCCCCAGCCCTGGACGGCTGTAATTACTGGGCTGATCTGGTGGCGGAAAAAACGGACGGGAAGATTAAGATCGAAGTTTATGAATCGAATACACTCGGCAGCCAGGCCGATATGCTGGACGGCTTAAAAATGGGAACCATCGATATCAGCTACAATTCACCGGCCACGATGTCCGCAGCCGTTCCATCTGTAGCGATTCTGGATCTGCCCTACATTTTCCAGAGCCGGGAACATGCCTACAAGGTGTTGGACGGTGAAATAGGCAGGGAAATCTTCAAAAAAGCGGAAGAGCAGGAAGGATATTATGTACTGGCCTCTTTTGAGGGAGGATTCCGACAGTCCATTAATTCGGTCCACACGATAGCGGATTTGGCTGGTTACTCCAAGCTCAAATTCCGGGTTCCCGAGAGCAAGGTATATCTGGGATTATACGAGAAGCTCGGAGCGATCCCGACAGCCATGGCCATGGGTGAACTGTTTACGGCGCTGCAAAACGGGACTGTGGACGGCATGGAGTCACCGATTGCAACGATAGCCAGCAACCGTTACTATGAAGCAGCCAAATACCTGACCATTGACAATCATATTTATGCAGCGAACCCGATTCTCATCAGCAAAAAAACATTGGATCAGTTTCCGGATCCGGTACGGCAGATGCTTTACGATACCTGCAGAGAGGCCTGCGAATGGGAACGCGTACGTTCCGCAGAAGAGGAAGACAAATTAATTGAGGAAATGAAAGCGGCTGGAGTGGAAGTGACGGAGCTTTCAGATGATGCACTTCAGGAGATAATCAAATCTGTCAAACCCATGTGGGATGATTTTGCCGGGACAGTTGGAGCAGATATGATAGAAAAAGTGGCCGGGGCGAATTAG
- a CDS encoding TRAP transporter large permease has translation MAVAILFLVLILMLALGVPIAVALGLGTIAAIFVDGTIPIALVAQRMFTSNDSISMMAVPFFMLAGSIMTAGGISKRLVDFSNTLVGWITGGLGMVATLTAMFFAAISGSSSATAAAVGGTLIPEMKREGYDTEFSASVVAAASTTGIVIPPSVSMVLYAVAAGVSVGTLFLAGFIPGILMGVAVMIVLHHQAKKRGYPASEKSSPREIVRTFFSSVWGLLTPVIIIGGIYGGIFTATEAAAASCIYALIVSAFIYRELHLKDLPKIFMDSVLSTAVVMFVMNAAGLFSWLITAYRVPQLVTAFFLSVTDNKYVMLFLVNILLLIVGTFLNASSAVIILAPILVPLLSAMNVDPILLGIIMVVNLAVGCITPPVGVSLFVVQTISGTPFNVICKNIVPYLIALILVLLLITYVPVLSLGLPKLLGAM, from the coding sequence ATGGCTGTTGCAATTCTATTTCTCGTTCTGATCCTGATGCTGGCTCTGGGAGTGCCCATTGCCGTGGCTCTTGGGCTGGGAACGATCGCCGCAATCTTTGTGGACGGGACTATTCCGATTGCACTGGTGGCACAGAGGATGTTTACCTCCAATGATTCCATCTCCATGATGGCGGTTCCCTTCTTTATGTTGGCCGGTTCAATTATGACGGCCGGAGGCATTTCCAAACGTCTGGTGGATTTTTCAAATACACTGGTGGGATGGATTACCGGCGGGCTGGGAATGGTTGCCACGCTGACCGCCATGTTTTTTGCCGCCATCTCGGGTTCCTCCAGCGCCACCGCTGCCGCAGTGGGAGGCACCCTGATACCGGAAATGAAGCGGGAGGGCTATGACACCGAATTTTCGGCCAGTGTAGTGGCGGCTGCTTCCACCACGGGCATCGTTATTCCGCCCAGCGTCAGTATGGTTCTCTATGCCGTGGCTGCGGGAGTCTCTGTCGGAACTCTGTTTTTAGCCGGTTTTATTCCGGGAATTCTCATGGGTGTGGCGGTTATGATTGTGCTTCATCACCAGGCGAAAAAGCGCGGCTATCCTGCATCGGAGAAGAGTAGTCCCAGGGAGATTGTACGGACCTTCTTTTCAAGCGTATGGGGACTTCTGACTCCCGTCATCATTATCGGCGGCATTTACGGCGGGATTTTTACTGCTACGGAGGCTGCTGCGGCTTCCTGTATTTATGCCCTGATCGTCAGCGCCTTTATCTACAGGGAACTGCATTTAAAAGATTTGCCCAAAATCTTTATGGATTCCGTTTTATCTACTGCCGTTGTTATGTTCGTGATGAACGCAGCCGGACTTTTCAGCTGGCTCATCACGGCATACCGGGTTCCCCAGCTTGTGACCGCATTCTTTTTGTCGGTGACGGATAATAAATATGTAATGCTTTTCCTGGTAAATATTTTGCTGCTGATTGTGGGAACCTTCCTGAATGCATCGTCCGCCGTGATCATTCTGGCGCCGATCCTGGTTCCGCTACTCAGCGCGATGAACGTTGATCCGATTCTGCTCGGCATTATCATGGTGGTCAACCTGGCCGTCGGTTGTATCACGCCGCCGGTGGGAGTGAGTTTGTTCGTGGTCCAGACAATCTCCGGGACGCCGTTTAACGTGATATGTAAAAATATTGTTCCCTATTTGATTGCACTGATTCTGGTTTTACTGCTGATTACCTATGTGCCGGTACTGTCTCTGGGACTGCCGAAACTGCTCGGTGCTATGTAG